GTACATGGAAACCATGAAACAATTTAACCAAAACGTAGCCCCTCAACTTTTATCAAGCTACACAAATGGCCCGTCAACTATTCTTGGACCCAACTTTTAGTCCATTAACTTTTGGTTCTCTAAAAGGCAACACATGGATGTAAAAATTTAAGCTCAAAAGCTTTAAGATTATGTCGGTAAACCAATACCAAATGAGCACATTCTTATTTTCTTGGACCACACTATTTAAGAACTAAATAAATGATTGATTACATTAATTATTAAGAGTCTTTAAAAGGGCCCTTGAATGGACCGTTTTTACATCATAAGCTACCCAATCAGAGTATGACCATTAAAACTGGCTTTTCATCATAAACagaccattatttttttttaaataaaaagagAACAGTAAGTCCTTAAAAATGAACCAAATATATCCAAACTTATAGACataaaatataattaattaattaactaagaAATCCTACAACTTCAAAGTCCTCTAATACTTTGGTTCTTATGCTGCTCCTTTTTAACTGTGTACAGATTGTATGTTCCAAACTCTGATTCCGCCATCAACAACACCGGTAAAAGCAGGAGAAAATACCTCTGCTGGTGTCTTCTATGGGTGCTTTTGGTGTTGATTCGTCGGTTTTTGCAATTAAAGTGCTTGTACCAGGAGAGTCCGGTGAAAAAACCGCATTTTGAGAAGCAAAAATCCTAGGTGGGATAGCTGTGGGCCGTGGTTCTGGAGGTGAGCTGGCAGACAAGTAATTATGCAGCATTTGTATTATTTGAGTGAAATTTGGCCGAGCGTTTGGATCTTCTTTCCAACAGGATGTCACTATTAGAGCCAATTCCTCGGGCAGGTCATCAGCACTCGGCCTCACGTTCTGCATAAAAATACAGATACAGATTAATGGCTGAGATTAAAAGTATCACATAGAAGATATTTCAAACCACAATGATCAATGTGATAACATTGTTGTTGGGCCCTTTGTTACTTGATTGATTTACATATTTGACAATCGGATGAACACCTTAATTTTCACATATAATTTTTTTCTAATAACTATATGCTATCTATAGACGTGGTAAAACAAGCAGGCTGGGTGGGCAGGGTAACAATTTCTTGACAAATCACATAATTTTCTGGTATGAGCCAAAAAAGGGCCGAAACAATTTTTGTTCAACTTTTTTAAAGTTTTGTGTTACCAGTTTcacttaatattttttttttctaataactAAACACAAAAGATAAACCTAGCTAAACATGTGGGCTGTGAGGATTGGGTAAGAGGTCAAAACATGTAATTTTGGTATGGGTCGAAATGTGATGAATTGGGTCAGTTGAGCCAAAACACCTTTTGTACaatattttaagttttttttttatataaatgaaTTGTGTTAAGCATGATTGCAGAAAAGATATATTGCAGTATATTGGTAATTTAAAAATGCCATTTGGGAGACCTTTGAACCAACTGATTCCCTTGTAACTAGTGCTTTAGTAACTACGCACTTGACCCATTAGAAATAGAACATAACCAGAATCGACACACTCACAAGTAAATGGATCAAAATTAACACTCTGGTggcattctttttcttgcttctCTCCTCTATGAGTCTATGGCTCTATgcataaatttaattttttttttttttttttttggcaacaAGAGATTAGTATAATATAGTGAGTTTTCCAAATGTACCTTAAAAGCAGCAGCATAGGCCGCCTGAAGATTTGACATACCCTCAAAGGGTAACTTATTGTGTATGAGCTCCCACAAAACAATTGCAAAACTGTAAGCATCAACCTTATGATTATAATGCTTTTTCTCACCATGCCTCAGTGTTACAGTGCTGTACAGCTACAATCACATTACAAATATTGGTTTTCAACGTATAATCAAAATAAAAAAGCAATAAACATGTAGCTTTTACTATAAATTGACCATCCAAACGTTATAACTTACCTCCGGAGCCATCCAACGATAGGTTCCCGTTTCTGCAGTCATCATCTCTGTTAATGATTCTTCTCTTGCCAAACCAAAATCAGCCAGTTTCACAGTCTTGTGGTCTGCTGTTAGCAGCAAGTTTTCTGGAATACAAAATaaagtaaataaattattacaATTTACTACTTATATGAACTTCATCATATATAATCAAAAACAACATGACTATCTCAGCAGTTTACATAATGGTACCAGTTAACGCTTACAACCAACGAATTCAACTATTCCAACTCACCTGGCTTTAAGTCACGGTGAATGATTCCATGCGAGTGTAAACATTCCATCGCGCGAGCTATATCAAGTGCGAAACCTATAGCAACACGCGTATCCAAATTCCGTGGCCTCATATTTACCAAGTATTTCCTTAACGTTCCACCAGTAAGAAGCTCAGTTACTATGACCATGATTGGTGCTTTGCATGCTCCAATAAACTGTCATCAATCATGTAGCACCAATTAGGAAAGATGAACAGTACATAAAAATACAAGTTAGATCACATCAGCATATTAATATATTTACCTTTACTAAGTTCTTGTGCTGCACTTTAGATAACATTGCAACTTCCCTCACAAATCTGCCTTCAATCTTTGCAATATTCTCAGGCGTATCGCCTTTGTTTACGATTTTAATTGCTACATTCTTGTTTTTATACCTAGGAAAAATCCACAACAAAATCAACAAGCACATCAAAATCAGCTTTTAACAACTCAAAATATTCAATAACATGGTAATCATGCTCCCAATTAATCACAAATTCAAAtgaaatttacaaaaaaaattgaagATAACGTTGACTTACTTGCCCTCATAGACCTTAGCATGTGCACCCTCACCGATCTTTGGACCGACAAAAAGAAGCTTCGGATCAATCAACCACTTGGCTTCCAAATTAAACTCACCTCCGGAATAAAACCCATTTCCAGATCCCATTTCCTCCCACCGTATCTGCAAAAACCTCTTTGTGGACTTTTCACAAACACCTTGCAGGCAATATTTTCAAAACTGCATTTTGACGTTAGACCCGCAAAAAAAGGATCAGCAGCAACTAAATTAGTCCACGCGTTTCAGCGTCAATGGCGGCGAATCATAATCAACTCAAGATCAcaaacataataaaaaaaaagctTCGAATCAAATCGATTGTCAGATAAAGACTTTACAGAAATTTGTTGAATCGGAGCACATGAATGAATAGAAAGTTGAGATTTTTAGGTCAAAAAGAGAGAAGTGGGTTGAAACCCCTGAGAAGTTCAGAGGATGCATTCAAGATTTAAGGCATTATTTGGGGATGATATTAAAGGAAGAGAATTGGGGGGTCTGTGTCTGTCAGTGTGTGAATTATTTGAAAGTCATTAATAATAATTAGGTGAGAAAAGGGCAAAAGTGATGGCGTAAACAGGGATGATTTTGGGTTACGTGACACGTGGATCTTTATTTATTATGCACATCACGTCGTCTCtttattttatttcttaaatctAGTTTGTAAAACCTCTCATGTTCATGTTTACTTGAtattgaatgaatgaatgaataaaAGTGTCcttcaaaaaaaaacttgataTTAAAAGTGTCACGTTCGTGATAAAAGCCATAATAAGTTAATAAGCGTATTTTTTTTAGTTGCGATACATGATGTTATAAGTTAATAAGTGTATCTTTTTGTTTTAATTGTGATACATGATCTTAGGGTATATGATGTCGAGTCGGTAAAGGTGATCGGCACCGATCGATGACCACCGTCACATTTGTTTACTGTTCAACATTACCGATTTTGGGGGAGAAATCGGTGAATGTTCACCGACTCGGTGAAGGGAGGGAAGGGGAGAGAGAGGGGTGTGTGGTAGGATCCATgtcttctcaaccaatcacacatttttccttATTTTTAATAGTTTACCTAAACCCCATTAGGTAAACTACCGCCAACGTTTTTTAGCATTAGATAAACAATTGACATGGCGCTATGTGATTGGGTGATTTGGGAGTTTACCTATTCAAAGTGTCTAACCACTTCCAACATCCTTATACGATATGTGGGTATGCATGTCTTGCAACTTCATCATATCTGATTTGGCATTGCGGTTATGTGGGGATAacacgccatccttggttgttcGTGCGAGGTGATAGCATTGCAGTAGCTTCTCCATATAATTGGTTTCTCTATctttaaaacgtaaaaaattaaaaagaagaGTAAAATACCAAAATGGCCCCTTTGTTTAGGTCATTTTTGTCACTTCGGTGTTCAGTCCAAAAATGAAACTTGATGTATTTGAGTCTCtaaggtttcatttttgttgtcattttcgtCTAATTGGCAAATTGGATTATTTTTCTGTTAACTTCACctttttttgtcatttttctcatttaattaaaatatattatggcaTAAATTGATGATTATACCCTTAATTTGAATAAGGAAACCGACAAAAAGAGGCAAAATTAACTAGAAAATTCTAACCCAGTTTATCAATTGGATTAAATTGACAACAAAAATAAAACCTTAGAGACCCAAATACAAAATGTTTTATTTCTGGATTAAAGTGGCAAAAATGACTTAAATTCATGGACCATTTTAGCATTTTATTCAAAAAGAAATGATGAAATGTTAGTATTTCTATGGTTAAAAGATAGAGGGTGGATACGGGAAGTGAAATTGGCTAACACAAAAAGATAGTATAGTATGTGAATCAGCGGTGGACCCATGAAATATTTGCTAGGGGTGCAAATAAGGTGTTCAatcatattttcaaggggtgtggTTGGGTTTTatcctaaaatatacactaaattctttttctttaaggggtgcggccgcccaccttGGCCAAAGGGTGGGTCCGCCCATGATGTTAATAACGAATCATGTAACTATTAtgaatattttataaaatttaccatGTAGATCAATATTTAGTTGGTTATGCAGATGCAGGTTATTTATCTGATCCTTATAAAGCAAAATCTTAAACTGGATATGCATTTATGAATGGGTGAACTGCGATTTCATGGCGTTCTCATAAAAAACACGTGTCGCAACATCCTCAAATCATGCTGAAGTCATTGCACTACATGAAGCTTCAAGAGAATGTGTATGGCTAAGATCTATGTTACAACACATAGTGACTTCTTGTGGGCTAGAGAAAGATCGAAGCCCAACTCCTATCCACGAAGATAATGTCGCTaagggtgttcaaaaaaatccggatccgaaatatccgaaaatccgtatccgaaatatccgaaatttcggatatccgaaaatcggataatccgaattttcggattcagattcggatatgaatttcaaaaatttcggataatccgattatccgatacccgaaaactaattatttttttataaatatatatagtatatgagcattatattttgtttgaaatattgtaaaagttagtaaaaaagtagtaaataattgtattcgtgtgaattcatgattgtttttagttttaaatgttggaaatttataaaatcgaatataagtttagttttaaCTATACACGAAAcagattttttgatttttttttataaattcggatatccgtttggatatccgaatctgtatccgaaatttcggatatccgatttcggatatccgaaatttcggatacggattcggatatcaatattcactatctgaaatttttggatatccggttttcggatatccgaaaaccggataatccgatcttAAACACCCCTAAATGTCGCTTGTGTCTCTTAAATGAAAAAAGGGTATATCAAAAGTGAGAGAACAAAACATATACCACCAAGATTCTTTGCATATAATCGGGGCCTTATTAAAGACAATCAGGTCGAGATGAGATATGTCCAATCCAGTAACAATTCAACCGATCTTTTCACAAAGTGATTCCTTACAAATTGCAACTTAAGGGGGAGCTATAGACTGCATTCTTTCTCACTTAATTAGCTAAGGTTTTTTCCCACTGGGTTTTTCTTTAGCAAGATTTTTAATGAGGCAGTACTTTAAGACCCCAAAGTTTGCAAAGTatcatccaagggggagtgttatgaatagtATATAAAGTTTACTATGTAGATCAAGATTTACCTCTAGATCTATCAAGCAAGTGGATGAACTCTTTGTCAAACTTATGGATAATGTACCATactacttgtcacaccccgatttccacgtgtctcaccggtgggcccggtgggggattaccgtgacgtagtcggcaacaatatagtcaaaccacacaatatatgaatgcacagcggaagcataaagataaattatatttcaaccattgtttgtaatatcaaatgtattacgaatagtcgaaaatgtatccacatgggatcaaataaaaatataagtgtTGTTCAACAGACATAGGCATCTtgagcttgcgagactctttatgatactaaggagaatatccagccaattacgcatagcacctgcatttagtctttttggaaaaatacgtcagtttacactggtaaatacattcaaccgacatttttgaaaaatgtttattaaaattgatttgaatgcacaaggcacaaactcttttataacttgggagaattatttaaatatataatcttgtgaacgaattacatgttccttatgcgttcagtagcccggatcaagtccgggttaaagatcagtagacacaccacagcgactatttatgcactgacgagtgtacgcctacactccgcgcttaggtcgtggccatttcgtaaaatgatgccagggatatccgggacatggtcattaaccccccaaaggcttttaagtaacaagactgtttaaacgagccgatcaaatttattcaattacccactcaatcggtggagaatttgatgcccgatcaagcggtatgctatataccgtaacccaagcccgtataacggaaaataagttaaaagtatttacctttgcaagtataaatccttaatcgaaataaattgcagatagcttttactggtctcctattctggaacgaaggttttaaaataacctattagaatcctaacgggtctttaatttagccgtagcttagaccggtcagtttcaacggctagttacggtttaatcgtgtgaaaggcgaaaaccgggaatggaatgtgattttgacccaacaagtttgaagacttgttttatatgggtataataatcacactctggattttggggtcaaaaaatagggtttgacccgtatcggctagtttatgtaaattagttacataagccgaaccgtgcgcgcaaaaggcgcaacgggtaaccgtaagagtcctacactggtttcctaagtcaatatgctttaaagaggttgtggtatcagtaggataccttccataatgtccgtaacgagtttaagttcatattatgccccgtaggggtatttcggtctttttaaagattataaaagaggtttctgagttctacaagaaatctgagtttcccgaacagtttataaagtctaaaatactttatttattatttaaaatcagtagcaactagaatcgggtcaaaagaccttgtagaactcaagttatggccgaaaagggtatattcggtatttactgaactgttgccataaccgcaggttatgagcaggttaaaaataattaaaaatctttaaaaatccaaaaatattattttacatcagtttgtaaaaggtttggtgtcgaaatctaggtttagataggcgttatgccaattgcgctatttaattacaaagtttccgtaattcgcgctatttagcataactcctattctggacctcggattgacgtgaaattttagggacatgtttagaattcagtaactaaggttatggtcctttcacatgtctgaaattctcgttttaatttaaaaagggcgttacggtcaacttttaagcatttgacggaaaggtgtaaaagactcggacaaacaacgaaccggtcacagagggttataccatcatataacctggtcctaagagaatCCTAAgtcatatctaaatcatactttaacgggtcagaactgaagtcaaagcaaaagtcaaagttttgcgactttcggttccgaaccgggtcaatatagcaaatggtcggatcaaacaagcttagactagttaatatacttattatcatgttttatgagtgtttaaacaggttacacaccatctacattacagattatgtgcaaaatcgcaaaatagctttctgttgactttttctaagcatgtttgactcgtcatttgaaccagttagagtgggaatcagagggtgcccttttaagggtttaatgcccacatgaataccaacatataactacctttgattcggttaatcactggaccatttgtgattaaccgttaagtcaatcgttagttacgacggattgacttttaagctaaaattaagcaaaaactaaaccacaaagggttgaacaacttactgaagtcctatgcaagaTAAGAGAAGagttgagagtgttcttgagctccagatgtgatcaagaaggtgtgaggaacttgttgcaacaatgtggccttttataggcaatgtagatccttaagatcattacaacaaggCCTACCAATGctccttgatgatcaacaactgtcccttgGTGCTAGAagatgattaggggtcgcccatatctctggAAAATCTTTGcattaatgttttaccgcttaaaacagccaacagccaactttctgtcgctgggcgtcgcttacggaccgtatggcatggccctttgtcacaccccgatttccacgtgtctcaccggtgggcccggtgggggattaccgtgacgatgttggcaacaatatagtcaaaccacacaattatataatgcacagcggaagcttaaagataaataaatatatttcaacctctgattgtaatatcaatgtattacagaagttgaataaatccacagcggatcgtacataaacataaagtattgttccatcagatactgcaatcaagcttgcgagacttatcacaaCGCTAGGGAGCttataccagccaatttacgtttaggtacctgcacttaatcttttggggaaaatacgtcagtttacactggtaaatacattcaactgacacatttgaaaatgtttattaaaattgatttgaatgcacaaggcacaaactcttttataacttgggaaaattataataaaatcttgtgaacgttttacatgttcttttatgcgttcagtagcccgggtcgtgccgggttaaagatttatagacacaccacgtttgcgtaaaaccgtagtataaaaaccaacggctacgtcttttaaatttaatgtcgacactttataccgggtgtacgcctacaccgggatgtcgatggtcgtggccatttcgtaaaatgatgccaaggatatccgggacaacggtcattaaaccccccaaaggcttataagcaacaaaactgtttaaatgagccgatcatattatttaattaaccacctaagcgatggaagaatataatgctcaatcaagcggtattaatataccgtaacccaagcccatataggggaaataagttaaagtatttacctttgcaagtatatttccttaattggattaaatcaccgatagcttttactgggcctcctaatctggaacgaaggttttaattaacctcttagaatcccaacgggtcgttataatggccgtagcctagaccggttggttctgatatatatagatagggtttaatcgcgtgaaaggcgaaaaccgagaatggagtgtgattctgacccaacaagtccAGGGACTTGTTTTacatgggttaatggttcacactctggattttagggttcaaatgatattatttgacccgtaccggctaatgtatgaaaattagtttcataagccgaaccgtacgcgcaataggcgaaacggttaaccatgagagccgtacgcttatttcctaagtcaatatgccttaaatgggttgtggtatcagtaggataccttccgtgatgcccgtaacgagtttaagttagtattatgccccgtaggggcttttcggtcattttaaagactttaaaagggctttttcgagttctacaggaaatctgagtttcccgaacagcttataaagcttaaaatactttattcattatttaaaactagtagcaactggaatcgggtcaaaagaccttgtagaactcatgtcttggccgaaaagggcatattcggtatttaccgaaccgtagccataaccgcaggttatgagcaaggtaaaaattattaaaaatctttaaaattcccaaaatattaatttataacagtgggtaaaagatttggtgacgaaatcttggtttagataggcgttatgctaattgcgccgttaattactaaagtttactttaagtgcgacatttagcataactctcattctagacctcggattgacgtgaaactttaagggcatgcttataatttaataagcaaggttttggtccgttcacgtgtccgaaatactcgttttaattttaaaaggccgttacggtcaacttttaggcgaatgacggaaatgcgcataagactcggataactcatgaaccgaccacagaggtttataccaacatgtgacctggtcctaagagagtcctaaggtatatttatacctcactaaaacgggtcagaactgaagtcaaagcaaaagtcaaacttttgcgacattcggctccgaaccgggtcaatatagcaaatgatcgattcaaacgagcgcaaacaagtttatatacttattatcatgttttatgattatcaaaacaggttccataacatatacattacagattatgcataaatcgctaaaatagctttctgttgactttttaaccgcacgtttgactcgatatttgacatagttagagtggtgatcagagggaaccctttttggggtttattacctccattgataccaac
Above is a window of Helianthus annuus cultivar XRQ/B chromosome 14, HanXRQr2.0-SUNRISE, whole genome shotgun sequence DNA encoding:
- the LOC110904135 gene encoding serine/threonine-protein kinase STY13 is translated as MGSGNGFYSGGEFNLEAKWLIDPKLLFVGPKIGEGAHAKVYEGKYKNKNVAIKIVNKGDTPENIAKIEGRFVREVAMLSKVQHKNLVKFIGACKAPIMVIVTELLTGGTLRKYLVNMRPRNLDTRVAIGFALDIARAMECLHSHGIIHRDLKPENLLLTADHKTVKLADFGLAREESLTEMMTAETGTYRWMAPELYSTVTLRHGEKKHYNHKVDAYSFAIVLWELIHNKLPFEGMSNLQAAYAAAFKNVRPSADDLPEELALIVTSCWKEDPNARPNFTQIIQMLHNYLSASSPPEPRPTAIPPRIFASQNAVFSPDSPGTSTLIAKTDESTPKAPIEDTSRGIFSCFYRCC